The nucleotide sequence CAAAGTTTGCAAGATCCTCGGCTTTCTTCGTACACCAGCGTCTCGGAAGCCAAAACGGAAATATAGGAAAAGAAACATGATTACACTAACTTCTGTCGACAAAACGAACTTTCCGTATTCAACTGCGAACGCTCACTCGACACCTGCACAAGCGGAAATATCGTTCACTGACATTAACTCAGCGACGAAAAGTTCGGCAATGTTTTCAGAACACTCTATTTGCATTTGATGTAATTAATATTCGTTCCATTTTACCATACTTCTCTATTATTTTTTACTAGTCGAATGCCTgactttttatattattttactcGTAGCACAAATACGGCCTGCCCAGTGCGCTCTGTTTccaatgaaatattgaataaaccAATTTCATCTATTCCGGTGCGGCTCATCGcgctaagcgttgggaatacgctcgtcactgCACTtttgattactctgcgtgggttcacaggtttgaatcccatgcggggataattatgtgcgagaggattgctggactcctcgtcgtcgtagggtggttcacgtaaccgctggtcggttacggcttcctccaccatcaagttcatgctgccgaaaacaaataaccaactaatcccatacccgacttggaatggtaacttGACGAGGTGCCGTGTGGTTccccgtcttattggctttctctcccccgtgataaatatgtaaatcctattctgcTTACCTTCGCAAGGGAATACAAAACTACATTCTTGAACCACTTCGTAGCATTTCTTCGGTGTGGCTTCAACGATTTTTCCTCCCGGACAAATTCTGCGTTTCACTTCTGTTCCCCCTTCTCCGCATGTTTTATCACATTGTCCCAAATCCCAATCGGTCCATGCCTTAATAGGTTTATgcatttttagtttatttcatcatttatttttcattacattGTTTTAGTAATAAATTAAGAGACTAAACGCTCTAACTACTTAACGTAGACGAAAGGTGGGTTGAGGAATGAAtagataaaattgaattattagGAGAAAAGATCATCGAGAAATTTTGATCATTCTGAAGTAATAAATCCAGCGCTCCATCTATCTTTTAATCAAATCCATCTTTTACGgatctccagaagtatgtgcaccaagatgacgcacaacctgaaccctaacctggtacaactactatgttcaggttgtgcgccattttggtgcacatacttctggagatcCGTAAAACCTCATTGCAACCTGGAGTGGCCACCAAAATAACAATCGATAAAACAATTATCACGAGGCCTGTTCAGGACAGAATCATAACATGTGACAATGTAGGTCAATAGAAAAAATTCCTGGAGTAAATTCCCCCACGTCTGTCCCTCTTGGGGACGCTTTTATCGCCAACTGTAACTTCACTTCAATTTTAAGCATACCAATAGATTGCAGGCGATTATGGTTTGGTAGACATAATATGAATGTCTAAAATGAAGGTTTtactacatatatataaaattattcccGACAATTCATCAAGCGTtgcaatttttgtttgaaattatacCCAATGCGCTATATTAATTAGGTGGTAATTATTGGAACAAAACTTACGTAGCAAAAATCTTCATTACACACTCTTGAATCCAAAGAGCCTTCCACACAAAGATGAGGGGGAACACCAGGCACACATCTTCTTGCTCTACTTTGGATACCGGGAGAACATTCTGATGAGCAATCACTCCATTCGCCCCAATCTGCCCAAATTGAAGTTTGGCCCGTGAGGACAGTCGGTAGACCGCTTGTCGTTGCTGTggatgttgttgttgttgttgattctGTTGTTGAGATTGTTGCCGATGTAGTTGAAGCAGTACTGCTGGATGTTGTAGGAGCATTTGTCGGCGCCGTTGTCGTAGTATCGTCGGGACAATATTCTGTTACAGTATCTTCGCAGTTGAAAACGTTGATATAACAATCGTCATCGGCTAAAAAGGAAAACTAATTGATTGATACTGAATTCAATTTGCAAATTGTACAATACTCAAAACCGGAATAGGCGTCCAAATTAGAGCAATTTCTGAAACAGTAGGCTATTTCGGCAAGCTTGGATTATCTGTTGGTATCCGCTGGTGCCATAAACTAGTCCCACAAACCtattgcgtcgcaaattttcTGAAAGATCATTCTTTTTATAAGACTTGTAGGTAACGCAGCCAACTTTTGAAATACTAAGTTCCTCTGTGCACATTTCGgtagtttaaaatactgaaacaatttgaaatactcaaatattttttcatgctTATCGGAGAGATTTTATAATTCGGCTTAATATGTaacccatgtttttttttggcATCAAAACTCGCCGAGAACTGACAATgaactgtgatacaaatcccTGAGGGACAACTTGCTGCTGACAGTTATCGTGAAAATGCATTTTCAAGGACAATTTTACGCACCATCTTTTTTCTCTCGTCCAGCGCATTCTCTCGTTTTTACTTCCAATTTGTTTGCGACATCTTCGTCGGTCTTTTTACATGCCGGGCATTTTTCAACTGTAGTCCATTCTCTCCATTCCAGACAGAGATCATCATTGCAACTTCCTATATCAACTGATTCCATTTCAACTCCACAATCCTCAATTGCAGCTTCAGACTCGTCActagaaaaaatttgaaacgagGACATGGAGGCTGAAAACCTATCTTTATAACCTAAAGTTATGATAATcttataaaacaagagagctacgcacaaatatatggacacgttagaccagagcgaatcagtctttaccggtacctttggcgctaccggtaccctcaaaaaagttctgaatttccagtagcaagaattttgcataatcaaaacgtacagccagtcatgacactgactaaaatccgtgttcccatggataaaaaataatacagcaaaattttagacgaaatatcaaatttcatagaattcacgcaaaattttgaaataaataaaagtaatagccttctagcgaagaaattaatctttaaccactgaaaatttcaaagcaattggtccagtaatcgaagagaaaagcgattttttaaaaacgtgtcaaagaacaagaacaacaacaacaacaacaacaacatagtattgaaacgatcgttggGACTATGATTTCCCTGGTTTTATTCAAATAACTGTAAGATGTGGCGAACCTGTACATGCACAGTCTTGTTCTTATTCTGGTGCCATTAGTGCAACTTGTTGAACAAGGTGACCAGTCCAACCATTCACCCCATTGTGGTACTTTGGCCTTTTGAGTAGTTGTTGCTTCAGTTGTTGTCGTAACAGGTTCTGTAGTCGTAGGAGGTTCTGTAGTTGTTGTAGTAGTCGTTGTTGTCGGTTCtggtgttgttgttgttgttgtagtaGTTGTAGTGCTAGTAGTTGTTGCTCTAGTAGTTGAAGCAGTTGTACTAGTTGTTGAAAAGGGTGTTGTTGTCGTTTTCTTGGCAGTCGTAAAAACGAAAATGCTTGGTGATGCAGGCTCTTTTGTCCTGACTGTAGTTGTAATTTTTGGAGTATTAGCGGAAGTAGTAGTGGTACTTATTGTCGTTGGTACTGTTGTAAGCTTGGGAGTAATTGGCGAATCAGTAATGCTAAATATGTTCCCTGATTGTGTATTGGTTGGTTTAGTTGTTGTTCTAAACCGATCGACAAAACGAGTACTCTCCACGAAAGTAGGAATTGCACTAGAGACGGGGCACGATGGTAGAATGCATGCCATTTCTCTTTGACTGCAACTCAAAAATGCATTGCTGATTCGGCCTGAACGTTGTTTATTCCAACACGTTCTTGTAGAATATCTGACGGCGGAGCCACACGAACGACCGCAGGCGCTGTAAGCTGTCCAGGTCGTCCACGAATCGCACATTTCTATGTTACAATTTTCACTCTGAGTTGAACTTGACACTGATTCTACAAAAGGAGCGCACATTCTTGATGCAGCTACACGGTTATTGCGAATACACGAACGAAATCTGCTTCTCTGCCCTCTCGCACATTCTTGTGAACATGGGCCCCATGTTTGCCATTGACTCCATGTTGCTGGTCGAGATCTTGGTTGCAGTCGTGGTGTTGTAACGGGGCGCAGTCGTGGTGTTGTAACTGGGCATACTTGTGGGTTACAATTCGTTCTTGAAGAGTAGCATTCGATGTTTTCTCTTCCAGAAGTATTAGATatacattttctaaaaataaagatgaatgaaaaaaatattaataatgaatCACTACTAGGAATTTTCGAAGTTAGCTAGCATGTGATAATTCATATCAGTGCAAAAATTCATCTCGATAGCGATATCTCAACTTCATTGCCAGCCATATATATCCCGATTAATAGTGCTGattgtatttattctatttttgtagACTGTTTGTGTGCAGAAAGATTTACAAAActgtataaattttgtttttgaacttGTTTGTCCAATCTTCAATAttaccaaaaaaacaaaaaactaatTACCAAAAACTTTTAACCAAAGAACCTCTTTTACCTTGTTCTTGTATTGAATCCATTTCCACAAGTCACAGAACAAGCGCTGTATTCCCATGAGCTCCATATCTGACATGCTTGTTGATTACAAGATATTTGTTCAGCGAGTCTTATCCCTTGGTTGAGACAGGTTTGCGCATCTGAAGAAATAACAAAAGTTCGTGACTTTAGAAATctattgaaaattgtaaataGAAATATTATTCATTAATAATCAATCCAATTTGAGGGTATCCCatttctaataataataatatggcGTTGGATGGTTTCCGAACAAAATAGACGTCCGGTATCGACACAGTCGGTTGTGAAGATATGCTCTTCATGGGAATTTCACcgctatatattatatatatattataatagaTTTGGTTTCAGATAAGAAAATACCATATATTTAACTACTCTAGAAATTATTCGCTGCTTTTGTGTACTCGTAGCATATCGCGACTactaaaacaaacaaacaaaaaacgaaattttgtaTCAAATTATCAAACCTGCATTTAGACATCGTCTGGTTCTTGTTGAAAAACCAGGAGAACATTCTTTCGAACAAGCACCCCAGAACGTCCATTCCGACACTTGCACGTGGACCTGGAATATCGACGTGGATGTTCTCGCTGAATACAAAAGCAATATGATATCACCATACAATATGtggatatatattcatattgtgagtaatatatatatatatatttattctgacATGCTTATCTCTAACatattgtgtattgaaaatGCAGGTCTTTTCTTCTCCTAAGCATGTGACCGCTGTGCGAATGAGATAGTATTGAATTGATAAATACGAATAACATTCCACAAAATAAGAAGTATATTTGttagctttcgttagatcataatccaacttcttcagacaaaacaagatatatcTGTCATGTATTCCTTCATTTTTCGAATCTAATTATAGTAACTTGACACCAAAATTATTATGATCCATATCTTTGCGAGTATATCTTCTTTTGTAAGAAGATGCTTATTTAGTAAGTTTATATATACTATTGAATACCTCTTCAATTTTTtccgtatatatataaaatattgcaaaatataccTCAATAATcgtacaaaaaattaaattcattcaacgcaaaatacaaaaacaattttgtttcTGTTCTTAGGCGTCAGATCATTTGTTGTAGAGTTGTGGGTCTAACTATCATGGGTTGT is from Styela clava chromosome 9, kaStyClav1.hap1.2, whole genome shotgun sequence and encodes:
- the LOC120339426 gene encoding uncharacterized protein LOC120339426, whose amino-acid sequence is MIHKLFFIVLALIGTTSAQLGLGTTECACNIPSEFRSSCTANPFALTRQQCLQAGCCYQSSGFFGQLFGSNCYEKDPTYCQVQPLQPLQPDTSLDIFVSQPQPTCQLALPLEQCQLGRLGRIFCEAQGCCYDQFRQPFCFRKARTSTSIFQVHVQVSEWTFWGACSKECSPGFSTRTRRCLNADAQTCLNQGIRLAEQISCNQQACQIWSSWEYSACSVTCGNGFNTRTRKCISNTSGRENIECYSSRTNCNPQVCPVTTPRLRPVTTPRLQPRSRPATWSQWQTWGPCSQECARGQRSRFRSCIRNNRVAASRMCAPFVESVSSSTQSENCNIEMCDSWTTWTAYSACGRSCGSAVRYSTRTCWNKQRSGRISNAFLSCSQREMACILPSCPVSSAIPTFVESTRFVDRFRTTTKPTNTQSGNIFSITDSPITPKLTTVPTTISTTTTSANTPKITTTVRTKEPASPSIFVFTTAKKTTTTPFSTTSTTASTTRATTTSTTTTTTTTTTPEPTTTTTTTTTEPPTTTEPVTTTTEATTTQKAKVPQWGEWLDWSPCSTSCTNGTRIRTRLCMYSDESEAAIEDCGVEMESVDIGSCNDDLCLEWREWTTVEKCPACKKTDEDVANKLEVKTRECAGREKKDADDDCYINVFNCEDTVTEYCPDDTTTTAPTNAPTTSSSTASTTSATISTTESTTTTTSTATTSGLPTVLTGQTSIWADWGEWSDCSSECSPGIQSRARRCVPGVPPHLCVEGSLDSRVCNEDFCYAWTDWDLGQCDKTCGEGGTEVKRRICPGGKIVEATPKKCYEVVQECSFVFPCEETTTTTSTTTTTLPPTSPKPKGQPDKKLDVLFLVDSSNYVDDCEEIETNFGLARPLRGGQINSTVAPNYTRMKKFITDFVNGWRGIDDDGTRISIQLFSNLCSPRTKSNLYVEKQFKESHEQLVTKYIRDLPYMCGDYWLDWALQCAISPVLTSSFGDRENIHNVVVTILSNAPTTSQPSDNLMRIILKRLVGKGSTVMSATATPLESLGPKSRKRYEENARKLACDDKDDCAAYLGSIWDSDKENVADLVREALKEAGEL